In Herpetosiphon gulosus, the following are encoded in one genomic region:
- the nadC gene encoding carboxylating nicotinate-nucleotide diphosphorylase encodes MYLPQATQRLIELALAEDLDGGDLTSLATIPADLAAKAHVLVKDQGVLAGMEVAAAVCRLVDPALEWQPVLGDGAAVKYGTIVAYLSGPARSVLMAERTLLNFLQRLSGIASKTALYVAKIADTQAKLVDTRKTTPGWRALEKAAVRAGGGANHRFNLGDGVLIKDNHLALGGHDIVGAIQRARAVAPHTTKIEVEVEDLAGVQAALEAGADIIMLDNMSIEAMREAVHLIAGRALVEASGGITLERIRAVAETGVNLISCGAITHSATALDISLDIAINS; translated from the coding sequence ATGTACCTTCCTCAAGCAACTCAACGCCTAATCGAATTGGCGTTAGCAGAAGACCTCGATGGTGGCGACTTAACGTCACTTGCCACAATTCCGGCTGATTTAGCAGCCAAAGCCCATGTTTTAGTTAAAGATCAGGGTGTGCTCGCGGGCATGGAGGTTGCGGCGGCAGTTTGCCGTTTAGTTGACCCGGCCTTAGAATGGCAACCAGTGTTAGGCGATGGCGCAGCTGTAAAGTATGGCACGATTGTGGCCTATCTCAGCGGACCAGCTCGTTCAGTACTGATGGCCGAGCGTACCTTGCTTAACTTTTTACAGCGGCTTTCGGGTATTGCCAGCAAAACCGCGCTCTACGTTGCCAAAATCGCCGATACCCAAGCCAAACTAGTTGATACCCGCAAAACCACCCCAGGCTGGCGGGCTTTGGAAAAAGCCGCAGTTCGGGCAGGTGGTGGCGCAAATCATCGGTTTAATTTGGGCGATGGCGTGCTGATCAAGGATAATCATCTGGCGCTTGGTGGGCATGATATTGTGGGCGCAATTCAGCGGGCACGGGCTGTCGCGCCGCATACCACCAAAATCGAGGTTGAAGTTGAAGATTTGGCAGGGGTACAAGCAGCACTTGAGGCTGGAGCCGATATCATTATGCTCGATAATATGTCGATTGAAGCCATGCGCGAGGCTGTGCATTTAATCGCTGGGCGGGCTTTGGTCGAGGCTTCGGGCGGCATTACACTTGAGCGGATTCGGGCGGTCGCGGAAACAGGGGTCAATTTGATCTCCTGTGGTGCGATTACTCACTCGGCAACGGCGCTTGACATCAGCTTGGACATTGCAATCAATTCGTAA
- a CDS encoding cellulase family glycosylhydrolase yields MRRRWVRLGLLMLIAMGVVLPGTKAEATPPPPLAQYFPETGQSAVNYFWQFWKNTPNAMRVLGYPISLPFIQESFTEPGKFYLVQYFERAILEEHPENFNHPTNGNKYFVLGRLLGKELAKGRENEPAFKPVANPNNGTVWFPETQHTLTNTPGPFLTFWRNYGGLSVFGYPLSEPFQELNPDTGKVYWVQYFERNRFEYHPEEKPEFQVLLGLLGKQYYNEHKTEPKLAVKEWFFRYHTRAEAIPADFIYGYNVQAFYQERDRLYQLVNNAAFGWIRQQAPWEDLQAADGTIYWGELDKVVNDAHAKGIKVLLSVVRSPEWASENGTHGLPSRRNFPKFGDFMQRMAQRYKGKVQAYEIWNEQNYAIENGGVVAPAAYYVDMLEYAYKGVKAADPEAIVVSGSPTPTATNRTDIAVDELIYFAQMFAIPKFWNNVDVIGAHFGGTYNPPDTKWPDNPGPGPGWRDNSEFYWRRIEDVRQVLVNSGNGDRQIWVTEIGWATANTSPGFEYGNSNTIEEQGAYLERAMYMARYDYAPWVGAMFVWNLNFAVTSPDPLHETASFGVLNPDWSPRPAYTRLQQFAATHK; encoded by the coding sequence ATGCGACGACGATGGGTTCGTCTTGGCCTGCTCATGCTTATTGCCATGGGCGTAGTGCTACCTGGAACCAAGGCCGAGGCTACACCGCCGCCGCCCTTAGCCCAGTATTTCCCCGAAACCGGGCAATCAGCGGTCAACTATTTCTGGCAATTTTGGAAGAATACGCCGAATGCCATGCGCGTGTTGGGCTATCCCATTTCCTTGCCATTTATCCAAGAAAGCTTTACCGAGCCTGGTAAATTCTATTTGGTGCAATATTTCGAACGCGCCATCTTAGAAGAACACCCTGAAAACTTCAATCACCCAACCAATGGCAACAAATACTTTGTGCTTGGGCGTTTGCTGGGCAAAGAATTGGCCAAGGGTCGCGAAAATGAGCCAGCCTTCAAGCCAGTCGCCAATCCCAACAATGGCACGGTTTGGTTCCCTGAAACCCAACACACCCTGACCAACACACCTGGCCCATTTTTGACCTTCTGGCGCAATTATGGTGGCCTCTCGGTGTTTGGTTATCCTTTGTCAGAGCCATTCCAAGAGCTGAACCCTGATACTGGCAAGGTCTATTGGGTCCAATATTTCGAGCGTAATCGCTTCGAATATCATCCCGAAGAAAAACCTGAATTCCAAGTGTTGCTTGGTTTGTTGGGTAAACAATACTATAACGAACACAAAACCGAGCCAAAATTGGCCGTTAAGGAATGGTTCTTCCGCTATCACACCCGTGCCGAAGCCATCCCAGCCGATTTTATCTATGGCTACAATGTTCAAGCCTTCTACCAAGAACGCGATCGTTTGTATCAATTGGTCAACAACGCCGCCTTTGGCTGGATTCGCCAACAAGCACCTTGGGAAGATCTCCAAGCTGCTGACGGCACAATCTATTGGGGCGAGTTAGATAAAGTTGTTAACGACGCTCACGCCAAGGGCATTAAAGTCTTGTTGAGTGTGGTTCGTTCGCCTGAATGGGCCAGCGAAAATGGTACTCACGGCTTGCCATCACGCCGCAACTTTCCCAAATTTGGCGATTTTATGCAGCGTATGGCGCAACGTTACAAAGGCAAAGTCCAAGCCTACGAAATTTGGAACGAGCAAAATTATGCAATTGAAAATGGTGGTGTAGTAGCTCCAGCAGCCTATTATGTGGATATGTTGGAATATGCCTACAAAGGCGTGAAAGCTGCTGACCCCGAGGCAATTGTGGTTTCTGGCTCGCCAACCCCAACTGCAACCAATCGCACCGATATTGCAGTTGATGAGTTGATTTACTTTGCCCAAATGTTTGCAATTCCAAAATTCTGGAATAACGTTGACGTAATTGGGGCACACTTCGGCGGCACCTATAATCCACCAGATACGAAGTGGCCCGATAACCCAGGCCCAGGCCCAGGTTGGCGCGACAACTCTGAATTCTACTGGCGACGGATTGAAGATGTGCGTCAAGTGCTGGTCAACAGTGGCAACGGCGACCGCCAAATTTGGGTAACCGAAATTGGCTGGGCTACCGCCAACACTAGCCCAGGCTTTGAGTATGGCAACTCGAATACCATCGAAGAACAAGGAGCTTACCTCGAACGAGCAATGTATATGGCTCGCTACGATTATGCTCCATGGGTTGGCGCAATGTTCGTGTGGAATTTGAACTTCGCGGTGACCTCACCCGATCCGTTGCACGAAACTGCTTCATTCGGGGTATTGAACCCTGATTGGAGCCCACGCCCAGCCTATACCCGCTTGCAACAGTTTGCAGCAACCCATAAATAA
- a CDS encoding cellulase family glycosylhydrolase, producing MSKSRWLSAAMVCLLAVNLLAACGGDSAPTTQPTNPEAATVTPETAAPTTDSNPPMTTGNPLQLPYLQYGAAAQLYYTDRNRALTLMNNAGFDWVRQQIQWKDIEGPKGNFGWGELDAIVADANAKNIKVLLSIVRSPSWARADGTNGMPDNIKDFGDFVEALVVRYKGKVQAYEIWNEQNLDHENGGSRESIDAAKYVDLLVEAYNRIKPIDPEAFVISGALTSTGDSPAAIDDLTYFEQMFSYKDGIFKDHIDGVGFHPSPSYNPPDTLWPDQPGPGPGWLESPTHYFRHIENLKILMDKYGMQDYQVWVTEFGWATQNTSPGYEYGNEISFEQQGQYVLDALQMTRRDYPWVATMFVWNLNFAVTSPDPLDQTASFGILNPDWSPRPVFEKIQGFVNAVKTEEGR from the coding sequence ATGTCTAAATCACGCTGGTTAAGTGCCGCCATGGTCTGCTTGCTAGCCGTTAATCTTTTGGCGGCCTGTGGTGGCGATAGTGCGCCCACTACCCAACCAACCAATCCTGAGGCGGCTACGGTTACGCCCGAAACTGCTGCCCCAACCACTGACAGCAATCCGCCAATGACCACGGGCAATCCTTTGCAATTGCCCTATTTGCAATATGGCGCAGCGGCGCAACTGTACTACACTGATCGTAATCGCGCCTTGACCTTAATGAACAATGCTGGGTTCGATTGGGTGCGCCAACAGATTCAATGGAAAGATATTGAAGGCCCAAAAGGCAACTTTGGCTGGGGCGAGCTTGATGCAATCGTTGCTGATGCCAACGCCAAAAATATCAAAGTGCTGCTGAGCATTGTGCGTTCGCCATCGTGGGCACGCGCCGATGGCACCAATGGCATGCCCGATAACATCAAAGATTTTGGCGATTTCGTCGAGGCCTTGGTTGTGCGCTACAAAGGCAAAGTCCAAGCCTACGAAATTTGGAACGAGCAAAATCTTGATCATGAAAATGGTGGTTCACGTGAGTCGATCGACGCTGCCAAATATGTTGATCTCTTGGTCGAAGCCTACAATCGGATCAAACCGATCGATCCTGAAGCCTTTGTCATTTCAGGAGCATTGACTTCAACTGGTGATTCACCAGCGGCGATCGACGATCTGACCTACTTTGAGCAAATGTTTAGCTACAAAGATGGCATTTTCAAAGATCATATCGATGGTGTAGGCTTCCATCCTTCACCTTCATACAATCCACCAGATACGTTATGGCCCGACCAACCAGGCCCAGGTCCAGGCTGGCTCGAAAGCCCAACCCACTACTTCCGCCATATCGAAAACCTCAAAATCTTGATGGATAAATATGGCATGCAAGATTATCAAGTTTGGGTGACTGAGTTTGGCTGGGCGACCCAAAACACCAGCCCAGGCTATGAATATGGCAACGAAATTAGCTTTGAACAACAAGGCCAATATGTGCTTGATGCACTACAAATGACCCGCCGCGATTACCCATGGGTCGCCACCATGTTTGTGTGGAACCTCAATTTTGCGGTAACTTCGCCTGATCCGCTTGATCAAACCGCCTCATTCGGCATTCTCAACCCCGATTGGAGTCCACGGCCAGTCTTTGAAAAAATTCAAGGCTTTGTTAACGCCGTCAAGACCGAGGAAGGCCGCTAA